One genomic segment of Pseudomonadota bacterium includes these proteins:
- the accD gene encoding acetyl-CoA carboxylase, carboxyltransferase subunit beta, which translates to MGFFKKKEKDIKPYKEIDIQKEIKKAEKDESLWIKCSSCQELLYRKEVERNLHVCLKCFYHFPISIENRIALTFDKNTFTELFNKIEPVDFLKFKDTKPYKARLTETQESTKKSDAMICGKGKINGIDALAAIFDFSFMGGSLGSVVGEKITRTLEEGVKQKLPVIIFCASGGARMQEGIMSLMQMSKVSGAIYRLKSVGIPYIVVLTDPTLGGVTASMGMLGDIIIAEPKAMIGFAGPRVIKDTIKEELPQGFQRAEFLLEHGMLDMILPRKELKHGLSRILSLVT; encoded by the coding sequence ATGGGGTTTTTTAAAAAGAAAGAAAAAGACATAAAACCATATAAAGAAATTGATATCCAAAAGGAAATAAAAAAAGCCGAAAAAGACGAATCGCTCTGGATAAAATGCAGTTCCTGTCAGGAACTCCTTTACAGAAAAGAAGTTGAGAGAAACCTGCATGTTTGCCTGAAATGCTTTTATCATTTTCCCATTAGCATTGAAAACAGAATTGCATTAACTTTCGATAAAAACACCTTTACCGAACTTTTTAATAAAATAGAGCCCGTTGATTTCCTTAAATTTAAAGATACAAAACCATATAAAGCAAGATTGACTGAAACACAGGAATCAACAAAAAAGAGCGATGCAATGATTTGCGGAAAAGGAAAAATAAACGGAATCGATGCGCTGGCAGCCATCTTTGATTTTTCATTTATGGGGGGCAGTCTCGGTTCTGTTGTTGGCGAAAAAATCACGAGGACACTTGAAGAAGGGGTAAAACAAAAATTACCTGTTATTATTTTCTGTGCATCAGGCGGTGCGCGTATGCAGGAAGGCATTATGTCACTAATGCAGATGTCAAAAGTATCCGGTGCAATATACAGATTAAAATCCGTGGGTATTCCCTATATTGTTGTTCTTACAGATCCTACGCTGGGCGGCGTTACTGCAAGTATGGGTATGTTGGGAGACATCATAATTGCCGAGCCGAAAGCAATGATCGGCTTTGCAGGCCCGCGGGTAATAAAAGATACAATTAAAGAGGAACTGCCTCAAGGATTTCAGAGGGCTGAATTTCTTCTTGAGCACGGGATGCTGGACATGATTCTGCCAAGAAAAGAACTGAAACATGGATTATCAAGGATACTTTCATTAGTAACAT
- a CDS encoding dienelactone hydrolase family protein, translating to MSIKRVSIVSDYPLEGILRENGKKAGVVICHPHPLYGGSMQNNVVDAIDNGFFGKGFTTLRFNFRGVGMSGGVYDKGEGEVKDVIASLAFLKENINEDACVVLAGYSFGAWVASRAASSAEDVHALFLVSYPFAFYSTEELSQFRKDIYFIGGEHDDISPINSLLKFYKDLPVLEKSLKIISTDHFYWEKEKEIEEFIRDNVEIQHI from the coding sequence ATGTCAATAAAAAGGGTTTCCATAGTATCCGACTATCCACTTGAGGGAATATTACGGGAAAACGGAAAAAAAGCAGGTGTTGTTATATGTCACCCTCATCCGTTATATGGCGGGAGTATGCAGAATAATGTTGTTGATGCTATAGACAACGGCTTTTTCGGAAAAGGATTTACTACATTGAGGTTTAATTTCAGGGGTGTTGGAATGAGCGGCGGCGTGTATGATAAAGGGGAAGGGGAAGTTAAAGACGTAATCGCATCATTGGCATTCCTGAAAGAAAACATAAACGAGGATGCCTGTGTGGTACTTGCCGGATATTCTTTTGGAGCCTGGGTGGCAAGCAGAGCTGCCTCAAGCGCTGAGGATGTGCATGCACTTTTCCTTGTCTCCTATCCTTTCGCATTCTATTCGACGGAAGAATTAAGTCAATTCAGAAAAGATATATACTTTATAGGCGGCGAGCATGACGATATATCCCCCATAAATAGCCTGCTGAAATTCTACAAAGATTTGCCTGTTTTGGAAAAGTCGTTAAAGATTATTTCAACCGACCATTTCTATTGGGAAAAAGAAAAGGAAATTGAAGAGTTTATAAGGGATAATGTAGAGATACAGCATATATAG